The following are encoded together in the Perca fluviatilis chromosome 23, GENO_Pfluv_1.0, whole genome shotgun sequence genome:
- the si:zfos-932h1.3 gene encoding zinc finger protein 184 isoform X2 produces the protein MDAEVKTTESTFIALVQSLLKDPVERAYFYQEVFPVEYGPQYDAALHVLLWELLSKLVKLLPVPDLKQTAAWLGSAPSMWEECVQSSPEDLSLIFQHYKSSGLLKMPCGPSSTIGSCIMSALSIPPSQKTNLSVGLESIHNYANVLNPVTLVGADQYSVVAVYTEVEVGASEVDQEMIESAEVQLQTDFYEEEIVSADTAGCEEATSSRAEEPSETVDVAKALETLTKTFALRKESLGQDVPTGRSNDSSRNGELGTAPGEGKTHDGQETSDPTDEKRGNVEEVKEDFQPEGVESNTDSWADLKGDRESFSVHEEMTDVPSEDPVSESQQSPSSANVRRSTRLQMKTPPSWQETCQIQRSSRESSEEPKMSKADVSVAPSVIAIKGIEKGDSDEMTSIIFTCSQCPFHNSDQSSPPHFHMQSVRTDVYSTLSGAKFTPSPSSTDEIFTSIKLFPKRTTEESKARQCDSQSDAPQSQSRPKALACQTCGKTFTRSSDVRRHQLTHTGERPFRCSRCDRTFQHSWDLAKHESKHHGVAISFSCELCGSSFANLRALTVHHKKSHSEESRLPQMCSICSHSFPTSSELHEHRKSHVAAKRYVCQQCGEGFDSLLARSQHRQMHQVKSQFKCPHCEKTYTRRSDVKRHLSTHTGERPYQCNQCSKRFSLRFMLMKHLRVHTGERPFQCSHCPKRFTLVSVLARHERMHTGEKPFLCSQCGKGFLSQGELSKHHRSHVDDRPYSCPQCDKRFKSKKTQQEHIVSHSGARPYPCAYCGKGFTKPYALTRHNLIHTGERPFPCGHCEKSFLTLGEAQLHQRIHTGERPYPCNVCELKFKSSSELARHKRSHSGLKPLRPYCEQCMKTFPSKATLKKHMKKHSDEGGAAQSVDSVQPEESNR, from the exons AT GGACGCAGAGGTGAAAACGACAGAGTCCACTTTCATTGCACTTGTTCAGAGCCTGCTGAAAGATCCAGTTGAGAGAGCATATTTCTACCAG GAGGTGTTCCCAGTGGAATATGGGCCACAATATGATGCTGCTCTGCACGTGTTATTGTGGGAGCTGCTCTCAAAACTGGTAAAGCTGCTTCCAGTACCGGACTTAAAACAG ACTGCAGCCTGGCTCGGCTCTGCTCCTTCTATGTGGGAGGAATGTGTTCAGTCCTCACCTGAAGACCTGAGCTTAATCTTCCAACACTACAAAAGTTCAGGACTACTGAAAATGCCAT gtggccCTTCATCCACGATCGGTAGCTGCATCATGTCTGCTTTATCCATTCCTCCCTCGCAAAAAACAAACCTCTCTGTCGGACTGGAATCAATCCACAACTATGCTAATGTGCTAAACCCCGTCACTTTAGTTGGAGCGGACCAGTACAGCGTTGTTGCCGTCTACACCGAAGTGGAAGTTGGAGCGTCTGAAGTAGATCAAGAAATGATCGAGTCAGCCGAAGTGCAACTTCAGACTGATTTCTACGAAGAGGAGATAGTTAGCGCCGATACCGCCGGCTGTGAGGAGGCTACCAGCTCGAGGGCAGAAGAACCAAGTGAAACTGTGGATGTGGCTAAAGCTCTGGAGACTCTGACAAAAACGTTTGCACTAAGGAAGGAGAGCCTCGGTCAAGATGTTCCGACAGGAAGGAGCAATGATTCGTCCCGTAATGGTGAGCTTGGAACTGCACCAGGTGAAGGAAAAACACACGACGGACAAGAAACAAGCGACCCAACTGACGAGAAACGAGGAAACGTCGAAGAGGTGAAGGAGGATTTCCAACCTGAAGGCGTAGAGAGCAATACGGACTCTTGGGCAGATTTGAAGGGTGATCGTGAATCCTTTTCTGTCCACGAAGAAATGACCGACGTCCCCAGTGAGGACCCAGTCTCGGAGTCCCAACAGTCTCCCAGTTCGGCTAATGTGCGCCGATCCACTCGTCTACAAATGAAGACCCCACCCAGTTGGCAGGAGACGTGTCAAATCCAGAGGTCATCCAGAGAAAGTAGCGAGGAACCAAAAAT GAGCAAAGCCGACGTATCAGTCGCCCCCTCGGTTATAGCCATCAAAGGAATCGAAAAAG gtGATTCGGACGAGATGACCTCCATCATCTTCACCTGCTCACAGTGTCCCTTCCACAACTCGGACCAAAGCAGCCCGCCTCACTTCCACATGCAGAGTGTTCGCACTGACGTGTACAGTACTCTCTCAGGAGCCAAATTTACACCGTCTCCTTCCAGCACTGATGAGATTTTTACGTCCATTAAACTGTTCCCCAAAAGAACCACGGAGGAGAGCAAAGCACGACAGTGCGACAGTCAGAGCGATGCGCCACAGTCGCAAAGCAGACCGAAGGCCCTCGCGTGCCAAACGTGCGGTAAGACGTTCACCCGGTCGTCCGACGTGAGGAGACACCAGCTCACGCACACCGGCGAGAGACCGTTTCGTTGCTCGCGGTGTGACCGGACCTTCCAGCACTCGTGGGATCTGGCCAAGCACGAGAGCAAACATCACGGCGTGGCCATCTCTTTCTCCTGCGAGCTGTGCGGGAGCTCCTTCGCCAACCTCCGCGCGCTGACCGTCCACCATAAGAAGTCCCACTCGGAGGAGAGCCGGCTTCCTCAGATGTGCTCCATCTGCAGCCACAGCTTCCCCACGTCCTCCGAGCTGCACGAGCACAGGAAGTCGCACGTCGCCGCCAAGCGCTACGTCTGCCAGCAGTGCGGCGAGGGCTTCGACTCCCTGCTCGCGCGCTCCCAGCACCGGCAGATGCATCAAGTGAAGAGTCAATTTAAGTGTCCGCATTGCGAGAAGACGTACACTCGGAGGTCGGACGTAAAGCGCCACCTATCCACCCACACTGGCGAGCGACCGTACCAGTGCAACCAGTGCAGCAAACGCTTCTCGCTCCGCTTTATGCTGATGAAACACCTCCGTGTTCACACGGGGGAGCGGCCGTTCCAGTGCTCCCACTGCCCCAAGAGGTTCACCCTGGTGTCTGTGCTGGCCAGACACGAGAGGATGCACACCGGGGAGAAGCCTTTCCTCTGCTCTCAGTGTGGGAAGGGCTTTTTATCGCAGGGAGAGCTTTCGAAACATCACCGGTCCCACGTGGACGACAGGCCCTACTCCTGCCCTCAGTGCGACAAGCGCTTCAAGAGCAAGAAAACCCAGCAGGAACACATCGTCTCGCACAGCGGCGCCCGCCCGTACCCCTGCGCCTACTGCGGGAAGGGCTTCACCAAGCCGTACGCGCTCACCAGACACAATCTCATCCACACGGGAGAGCGGCCGTTCCCCTGCGGACACTGCGAGAAGTCCTTCCTCACGCTCGGCGAGGCTCAGCtgcaccagcgcattcacacgggGGAGAGGCCGTACCCCTGCAACGTCTGCGAGCTCAAGTTCAAGAGCTCGTCGGAGCTGGCGCGACACAAGCGAAGCCATTCGGGGTTGAAGCCGCTGAGGCCCTACTGTGAGCAGTGCATGAAGACGTTCCCATCCAAGGCCACGCTGAAGAAACACATGAAGAAACACTCAGACGAGGGAGGAGCTGCACAGTCTGTGGACTCTGTACAGCCTGAGGAATCAAATCGTTAA
- the si:zfos-932h1.3 gene encoding zinc finger protein 184 isoform X1 yields MEVIGSIETINDPSLALSCLRLLVPPLQLLSAAMWQLAKRKDVMNYEKIQEFVLMVTEAFPGLINHRQRAQLILGLKARLILELCKGSARGSVDSQLIQSYLDRLPIASANTDYRDAEVKTTESTFIALVQSLLKDPVERAYFYQEVFPVEYGPQYDAALHVLLWELLSKLVKLLPVPDLKQTAAWLGSAPSMWEECVQSSPEDLSLIFQHYKSSGLLKMPCGPSSTIGSCIMSALSIPPSQKTNLSVGLESIHNYANVLNPVTLVGADQYSVVAVYTEVEVGASEVDQEMIESAEVQLQTDFYEEEIVSADTAGCEEATSSRAEEPSETVDVAKALETLTKTFALRKESLGQDVPTGRSNDSSRNGELGTAPGEGKTHDGQETSDPTDEKRGNVEEVKEDFQPEGVESNTDSWADLKGDRESFSVHEEMTDVPSEDPVSESQQSPSSANVRRSTRLQMKTPPSWQETCQIQRSSRESSEEPKMSKADVSVAPSVIAIKGIEKGDSDEMTSIIFTCSQCPFHNSDQSSPPHFHMQSVRTDVYSTLSGAKFTPSPSSTDEIFTSIKLFPKRTTEESKARQCDSQSDAPQSQSRPKALACQTCGKTFTRSSDVRRHQLTHTGERPFRCSRCDRTFQHSWDLAKHESKHHGVAISFSCELCGSSFANLRALTVHHKKSHSEESRLPQMCSICSHSFPTSSELHEHRKSHVAAKRYVCQQCGEGFDSLLARSQHRQMHQVKSQFKCPHCEKTYTRRSDVKRHLSTHTGERPYQCNQCSKRFSLRFMLMKHLRVHTGERPFQCSHCPKRFTLVSVLARHERMHTGEKPFLCSQCGKGFLSQGELSKHHRSHVDDRPYSCPQCDKRFKSKKTQQEHIVSHSGARPYPCAYCGKGFTKPYALTRHNLIHTGERPFPCGHCEKSFLTLGEAQLHQRIHTGERPYPCNVCELKFKSSSELARHKRSHSGLKPLRPYCEQCMKTFPSKATLKKHMKKHSDEGGAAQSVDSVQPEESNR; encoded by the exons ATGGAGGTTATCGGGTCAATAGAGACAATAAACG ACCCGAGCCTAGCTCTTTCATGTCTTCGCCTCCTGGTGCCCCCACTGCAGCTTCTGTCTGCTGCTATGTGGCAGCTGGCGAAGCGGAAAGATGTGATGAATTATGAGAAGATCCAGGAGTTTGTGTTAATGGTGACAGAGGCGTTCCCTGGACTGATCAACCACAGACAGAGAGCCCAGCTCATTCTGGGTCTAAAAGCAAGG TTGATTCTGGAACTTTGCAAAGGCTCGGCTCGGGGTTCTGTTGATTCTCAATTGATCCAGAGCTATTTGGATAGACTCCCAATAGCCTCTGCAAACACAGAT TACAGGGACGCAGAGGTGAAAACGACAGAGTCCACTTTCATTGCACTTGTTCAGAGCCTGCTGAAAGATCCAGTTGAGAGAGCATATTTCTACCAG GAGGTGTTCCCAGTGGAATATGGGCCACAATATGATGCTGCTCTGCACGTGTTATTGTGGGAGCTGCTCTCAAAACTGGTAAAGCTGCTTCCAGTACCGGACTTAAAACAG ACTGCAGCCTGGCTCGGCTCTGCTCCTTCTATGTGGGAGGAATGTGTTCAGTCCTCACCTGAAGACCTGAGCTTAATCTTCCAACACTACAAAAGTTCAGGACTACTGAAAATGCCAT gtggccCTTCATCCACGATCGGTAGCTGCATCATGTCTGCTTTATCCATTCCTCCCTCGCAAAAAACAAACCTCTCTGTCGGACTGGAATCAATCCACAACTATGCTAATGTGCTAAACCCCGTCACTTTAGTTGGAGCGGACCAGTACAGCGTTGTTGCCGTCTACACCGAAGTGGAAGTTGGAGCGTCTGAAGTAGATCAAGAAATGATCGAGTCAGCCGAAGTGCAACTTCAGACTGATTTCTACGAAGAGGAGATAGTTAGCGCCGATACCGCCGGCTGTGAGGAGGCTACCAGCTCGAGGGCAGAAGAACCAAGTGAAACTGTGGATGTGGCTAAAGCTCTGGAGACTCTGACAAAAACGTTTGCACTAAGGAAGGAGAGCCTCGGTCAAGATGTTCCGACAGGAAGGAGCAATGATTCGTCCCGTAATGGTGAGCTTGGAACTGCACCAGGTGAAGGAAAAACACACGACGGACAAGAAACAAGCGACCCAACTGACGAGAAACGAGGAAACGTCGAAGAGGTGAAGGAGGATTTCCAACCTGAAGGCGTAGAGAGCAATACGGACTCTTGGGCAGATTTGAAGGGTGATCGTGAATCCTTTTCTGTCCACGAAGAAATGACCGACGTCCCCAGTGAGGACCCAGTCTCGGAGTCCCAACAGTCTCCCAGTTCGGCTAATGTGCGCCGATCCACTCGTCTACAAATGAAGACCCCACCCAGTTGGCAGGAGACGTGTCAAATCCAGAGGTCATCCAGAGAAAGTAGCGAGGAACCAAAAAT GAGCAAAGCCGACGTATCAGTCGCCCCCTCGGTTATAGCCATCAAAGGAATCGAAAAAG gtGATTCGGACGAGATGACCTCCATCATCTTCACCTGCTCACAGTGTCCCTTCCACAACTCGGACCAAAGCAGCCCGCCTCACTTCCACATGCAGAGTGTTCGCACTGACGTGTACAGTACTCTCTCAGGAGCCAAATTTACACCGTCTCCTTCCAGCACTGATGAGATTTTTACGTCCATTAAACTGTTCCCCAAAAGAACCACGGAGGAGAGCAAAGCACGACAGTGCGACAGTCAGAGCGATGCGCCACAGTCGCAAAGCAGACCGAAGGCCCTCGCGTGCCAAACGTGCGGTAAGACGTTCACCCGGTCGTCCGACGTGAGGAGACACCAGCTCACGCACACCGGCGAGAGACCGTTTCGTTGCTCGCGGTGTGACCGGACCTTCCAGCACTCGTGGGATCTGGCCAAGCACGAGAGCAAACATCACGGCGTGGCCATCTCTTTCTCCTGCGAGCTGTGCGGGAGCTCCTTCGCCAACCTCCGCGCGCTGACCGTCCACCATAAGAAGTCCCACTCGGAGGAGAGCCGGCTTCCTCAGATGTGCTCCATCTGCAGCCACAGCTTCCCCACGTCCTCCGAGCTGCACGAGCACAGGAAGTCGCACGTCGCCGCCAAGCGCTACGTCTGCCAGCAGTGCGGCGAGGGCTTCGACTCCCTGCTCGCGCGCTCCCAGCACCGGCAGATGCATCAAGTGAAGAGTCAATTTAAGTGTCCGCATTGCGAGAAGACGTACACTCGGAGGTCGGACGTAAAGCGCCACCTATCCACCCACACTGGCGAGCGACCGTACCAGTGCAACCAGTGCAGCAAACGCTTCTCGCTCCGCTTTATGCTGATGAAACACCTCCGTGTTCACACGGGGGAGCGGCCGTTCCAGTGCTCCCACTGCCCCAAGAGGTTCACCCTGGTGTCTGTGCTGGCCAGACACGAGAGGATGCACACCGGGGAGAAGCCTTTCCTCTGCTCTCAGTGTGGGAAGGGCTTTTTATCGCAGGGAGAGCTTTCGAAACATCACCGGTCCCACGTGGACGACAGGCCCTACTCCTGCCCTCAGTGCGACAAGCGCTTCAAGAGCAAGAAAACCCAGCAGGAACACATCGTCTCGCACAGCGGCGCCCGCCCGTACCCCTGCGCCTACTGCGGGAAGGGCTTCACCAAGCCGTACGCGCTCACCAGACACAATCTCATCCACACGGGAGAGCGGCCGTTCCCCTGCGGACACTGCGAGAAGTCCTTCCTCACGCTCGGCGAGGCTCAGCtgcaccagcgcattcacacgggGGAGAGGCCGTACCCCTGCAACGTCTGCGAGCTCAAGTTCAAGAGCTCGTCGGAGCTGGCGCGACACAAGCGAAGCCATTCGGGGTTGAAGCCGCTGAGGCCCTACTGTGAGCAGTGCATGAAGACGTTCCCATCCAAGGCCACGCTGAAGAAACACATGAAGAAACACTCAGACGAGGGAGGAGCTGCACAGTCTGTGGACTCTGTACAGCCTGAGGAATCAAATCGTTAA